The Candidatus Hydrogenedentota bacterium genomic interval TCCACCCGAGGCAACGATGTCTGCGTTCACGGCGTCCGCCATAGCGCGTATCACAGGCAGGTCGTATCCCGTCTTCGCGCCGTCGCCGGCTTTGCTGGTGGGAAGAATGCACCCCACGCCGAACCCGTCTACGCGTTTGGCCCATTCAACGGCGTCCGCGCCGGTCGCCGTCCTGCCGCCGTCGATGTACACCTCATAGCCCGAGGGCAACGCGCCGTTCTGGTCCACATCAATGGCGACGGTCACCGCTCCGGCGCCGAATTCTTTTACCATTGCCTGAATGATCCCGGGATTTCGGAATGCGGCACTGCTGACGGAAACCTTGTCGGCGCCGGCGTTGAGCACGGCTTCGGCGGATGCAAGGTCGGCAATCCCGCCGCCCACGGTAAAAGGCACAGTGACCGCGTCCG includes:
- a CDS encoding imidazole glycerol phosphate synthase cyclase subunit — translated: MNKKISIMPCLDMQNGRVVKGVHFVDIRDAGDPVECARAYCDAGADELALLDITATVEGRATMLDVVRRTADAVTVPFTVGGGIADLASAEAVLNAGADKVSVSSAAFRNPGIIQAMVKEFGAGAVTVAIDVDQNGALPSGYEVYIDGGRTATGADAVEWAKRVDGFGVGCILPTSKAGDGAKTGYDLPVIRAMADAVNADIVASGGAGKLEHFYEAVEAGATILLAASVFHFKIVAIPELKQYLKAHGVNVH